gcgtttatagcaactaattcAAAAGGCACTAggttaagtcgtgaatttttggttcaaaaaacgaaactttggtgaatatgggtatttccacagtttttcagatctacagcgactcgatcgaaatcggcgcgcatCGGTGATaaatattgtaacaccccgttcttaattaaaataatattggtattttattttaattaagattatatcGTATGGTGGTTTATTAGgcgatataataataatttaatgaaataaaatattttatgtgatgttgggtgtgttttatgaaatggaagagagttagggggtgaaagttaggattaaaaatggagacaaggactaggagagattttggggtttttagtttagcccttgaggaattaggtttagatggttAATTAAGGATGGGGGCagcagctaaagaaaaaaaagaaaagaaaagaaagaagagatgaAGCTGCTCgcgtgaaagaagaagaagaagaagggaagaGGAAGTTGCGGTTCGCGTGACAGAAGAAGAAGGGAGGAGAGCCGATGTCGCGTGGAGGAAATAAGGAGAATAAGGGGAGAGGCGCAGCGGTGATcgtggagagggagaggagagaccgagaatcaagaagaaaagggtctaggaggctttgtaccggtgtcatagaaggtaagggtctgaatttaccttgtataattgtagtataacaggttgagtttaacatgaagcaAACCCcaacttctttgaaaattcagaactgagatactgtgttgagtgttaacatgtggtgagcgaAATTGATTTTGATCGAAATTGAGGTTCggggggaaaattgggttctgtttcTGCCCGCTCTACCCTAACAGTatgtgctgtagagagcataactctctctacataATTCCAAATAGAGttaaaccaattttgtatgaaagctaactcatagagttatgttgggtaatattttcataattttttgattgctggttcaatgccagaattatctgcaagttcactctatttctgcccgcagacaccccgtgttgtagagagcataactctctctacagaattccaaattgagtgaaaccaattttttatgaaagctaactcatagggttatgtTGGGTAatgttttcataattttttgacTGCTCGTTTAGTACCAGAATTATATGCAAGCAGGGCCGGCCCTAGGCATGTGCAAGCAGACCCACAGCCCAAGGCCTCCAAGAAggggcccaaaaaaaaaatcgaatTTTTTTTACAGCGGTTATCCTTAAAGaaccgctgtaaataatctatcttttacagcggttcggACCGCTATATAGTCTTTTACAGCGGCGAGCTCTACAGCGGGTccgaaccgctgtaaaaggccaAATTTAACCTCTGTAAATGACATTTTTTGGCGTAGTGTTCCcattaaactttctccaaaaaaacatttaggggtccatttttattttttaccctgggcctccaaaatgtcgggaccgaccctgtctgcaagtttgctatgtttctgttTATTTCTggaattgattctggaactGGTTCTAGTAATTAATGTGAGACATTTAGTGATTTGGTGTTGCTAGTTTGTCGGTgaaatagtgaatgatttgataattatattgaagtgttattttgtgcaattttggtgtgatttccattatggaatttggtgagaaaatatgttacatatttggggctggagtggtctcaaatttgcatgttttaatttatgagtttttgcacgaaatacacttcatttattcaagaggcaacgtgtcggttttcctCGGAAAACAGGggcttgtcccagaactggagtggttctggaagtctaaaatagacttcattggtggttaactgtctagagtggacgcggtgataccgcaaaggttaacaattggtgcCACATGCATGCAttggagtctcacacactaagtttcacgtttttcAGTGgctttatgtgtttggtgaattgttggtgaattgttttgctgttgtggtgaAGTCGTGAAgttgaattattattcttcttaaagcttataattttccgaagcaataataagaattgtgaaactgtattgagagcaaatattataattactcaaattttaaagaaaaggtgaagagtttataaagcagaatctgaattgtttacttgctctttgttatgctatattttatacaatgtaagttcttacccttctgttggaatgatgttctatgcgacatcgtacaggtactggaggtagagatgttgctcatgaggagtagcttcgaaGAGTCTTAGTTTATGATATTATTATTCTCATAATAAAAtaaagtgtcttgctctgtaatgtaacaatgggtagatattttacgttacttttgcttttctgttgagaggattttataacctctacttatggaagttgttgaataattttctaaattatggcgatgttGTAttgttgatggccgaagtgcttatggAATTCTTTTCGTAGTATGATGGATTTTATTGGAATaacatggaagataaacctatttaaataggAGATTatatgcatcttaggattatctggcAGGTTCATAAATCTTATTGGCAGGTCTTGTTATTTTAGAAATGCTGAAAATACAGAGGAAACTCTGCCCgtctttttatataaatttttggGATACATATTTTGTCTGTTGTGCTATGTATGACAGGCTGAAATAATTCATTCTATGAAaaccatatgaacttataaattttcaaaacacaatcagtgttaattttaatgagttttcgtgaagaagtgttatACTCCctagatatgtttttttttaactcggATAAacgttttttaaataaaacaatgggaaaaagggggtgttacattagtggtatcagatCATGACCGGTCAGTAGGCTAGGTTTATTAGCATGTTTAATTCCTTTTGTATTCGATATGTGTTTATGACGCAATCGATACGGTTTTGGAATTCTCAGGACAATGGTTGCATGAAGGAATGATGAAGCTATCGCTGAGGCATTGGCAATGTTGGCTGGCACCATTGGGCAAGGTCAGCAGGCAAATGCTGGAAACCAGAATCAGGATGAATTTCGTGCTTTGGGGAAGTTTCAGAGGAACAATCCACCAACCTTTGAAGGAGCATACAACCTTGACAAAGCACAGGCATGGCTGAAAgcaattgagaagatctttcgaGTCATGAATTGTACTGATGCGCAGAAGGTGCAGTTTGGCACCCATATGCTTGAGAAAGAAGTTGAAGATTGGTGGGACAGCACTGTTCAGAGGTTTGAAGGTGATGGGATGGAGATTACTTTGGATCTTTTTAAGGGTACATTTCTGGTGAAGTACTATCTAGAAGATGTGCGtggaaagaaggaaattgagTTTCTTGAACTGAACCAGGGTAATGGAACTGTGGCGGAGTATGATGCAAAGTTTGAGGAATTGATTAAGTTTTGTCCCCACTAAATACTGCTGAAGCTGAGAGATCTAAGTGTAACAagtttgtgaatggtttgagacCTGAGATCAAGAAGGCTGTGGGCTATCAACAAATTGTCCGATTCTCTGATCTGGTTAACAGGAGTAGGATCTATGATGAGGAAAGCAGGGAGAGTGCTGATCAATACAAGtctttgaaagagaagaaagaaaaggggcaATTCAGAGGAAAACCATATGGGAATCCTGCTGATAAGGGTAAACAAGAAGCTGGTAATGACAAGAAGCCAAGAGGGGGAGGAGCTCCTAATCCGGTTAGGTGCTACAAGTGTGGTGTTGAAGGACATCGATCTTCTGAGTGTCCCAATTCGGAGGTGAAATGTTTCAGGTGAGGCAAGCTAGGTCACAAGTCTTATGATTGTGAGGATGACCCGGAGGTGACTTGCTACAACTATGGTGAGCAAGGTCACATTAGTACCAAGTGTGACAAGCCGAAGAAGGATCAGACGAGAGGAAAGGTGTTTGCTTTATCTGGTGTTGAGACTACAGCTGAGGATAGACTAATTCGAGGTACGTGCTTTATCAATGGTACATCTTTGGTTGCCATTATTGATACGGGTGCGATGCATTCTTCATTTCTTGGGAGCTT
This portion of the Lotus japonicus ecotype B-129 chromosome 3, LjGifu_v1.2 genome encodes:
- the LOC130744453 gene encoding uncharacterized protein LOC130744453, translated to MLAGTIGQGQQANAGNQNQDEFRALGKFQRNNPPTFEGAYNLDKAQAWLKAIEKIFRVMNCTDAQKVQFGTHMLEKEVEDWWDSTVQRFEGDGMEITLDLFKGTFLVKYYLEDVRGKKEIEFLELNQGNGTVAEYDAKSRIYDEESRESADQYKSLKEKKEKGQFRGKPYGNPADKGKQEAGNDKKPRGGGAPNPVRCYKCGVEGHRSSECPNSEVKCFSTKCDKPKKDQTRGKVFALSGVETTAEDRLIRGTCFINGTSLVAIIDTGAMHSSFLGSLRVRWKNPTPSYSFKKIFEGENS